A stretch of the Nicotiana tabacum cultivar K326 chromosome 6, ASM71507v2, whole genome shotgun sequence genome encodes the following:
- the LOC107794432 gene encoding secreted RxLR effector protein 161-like — MSPSTSLDKDEQGIPVDETKYRGKIDSLLYLTASRSDIMFSVCKCSKFQSAPKESHLTVVKRIVRYLIGTISHGLWYPHSNSFKLEGFSDVDLAGDKENRKSICGTCQLIGKALISWNSKKQASVALSTTKAEYITIG, encoded by the coding sequence ATGAGTCCTTCAACGAGTCTAGACAAAGATGAACAGGGAATCCCTGTTGATGAAACTAAGTATCGTGGAAAGATTGACTCATTATTGTATCTGACTGCAAGTCGATCGGATATTATGTTCAGTGTGTGTAAATGTTCCAAGTTTCAGTCAGCTcctaaggaatctcatctgacGGTAGTAAAGAGAATCGTTCGATATCTCATTGGGACTATCTCCCATGGACTATGGTATCCTCACTCTAACTCTTTTAAATTAGAAGGTTTTTCAGATGTTGACCTTGCAGGTGATAAGGAAAATAGAAAGAGCATATGTGGTACATGTCAATTAATTGGAAAGGCATTGATATCCTGGAACAGTAAAAAACAAGCATCAGTTGCATTATCTACTACTAAAGCTGAATACATTACTATTGGATAA